The following nucleotide sequence is from Dethiosulfovibrio faecalis.
ATCCCGGTGGCAATTCTGCTCTTCGATCGCTCTCGTGAAAAAGGTGGCCCGCGAGAGGAGTGTAAAAACGTCCTTTTTGTGGATGCCAGCCGGGAGTTTGTCTCCGGTAAAAACCAAAACACCCTTTCGGAAGAGCATTTGGACAGAATCATGAGGAGCTACGTCACACGGAACGAGGAAGAAAAATACGCCCATGTCGCCGATTTCGCCGAGATCAAGGAAAACGACTTCAACCTCAACATCCCTCGTTATGTGGACACTTTTGAAGAGGAAGAAGAAATCGACATCGATGCGGTGCAGGCGGAAATTGAAGAGCTGGAAAGAGAATTGGCAGCGGTACGGGTGGAGATGGCAGCTAAGTTACAACAAATAAACAGGGAGAGTAACTAGTGGATAAAAATACCCTTATACGGTTGACAAATTCTTTTGATGCAATCGTTCAGCATATCTCGGACTCAGATATCGAATTCTGGTATGCAAGAGATCTCCAGGAAATACTGGCCTATACGGAATGGCGAAATTTTCTTAAGGTTGTTGGCAAGGCGAAGGAAGCAGCTGAAAACTCAGGTGCGATAGCTCAAAACCATTTTGTTGATGTCAACAAAATGGTCAAGATTGGCTCTGGTGTCGAGCGTCCGAAGTCTCAAGGTGTTTCAGGCATGTTGATCCCCTGGAAGAGTATGTTGAGGTGGTGCAGGTGAAAATGGTTGATAGGCTCAAGGAGATTCGATATGAATCAAGAACTTAAGATCCCCTGTGGATGGCTAACGGAAAGATTGTCATCTTTGATTAAGAGTATGGATGCAGGAGTAAGTGTTAAATCCGAAGACCGAGTAGCTGGCTTGGGGGAATATGGCGTACTAAAAACTAGTGCAGTGACAAAAGGATTCTTTGATATTAACGAAAACAAGGCTATTTTAATCTCAGAATTAAATAGAGCAAGGGTGTCACCGATTTGTGGTTGTGTGATTATGAGCAGGATGAATACTGCTGCTCTTGTGGGAACGAGTGCTTATGTTCCACACACTATAGATAATTTGTTTCTTCCTGATCGGCTTTGGTTACTTACAGCAAAAGAAGAACGAGTTAATATGAAATGGCTTGCATTTGTCCTGGGATCTCCAAAATATCGTTTAAAATTATCCTCTTTTGCTACGGGAACTAGCAATAGCATGAAGAATATTACAAAGAGGGATGTCGCTTCCCTACAAATTCTTCTTCCTCCAGTCCCCGAGCAGAGAGCCATCGCCGATCTGTTGTCCACCTGGGATAAGGCCATTGAGAAAACCGAACGGCTAGTTCAGATAAAAGAAAAGCAGTTAAGACAGATGTCGAGGTGGCTGCTTTTTGGTCACAAACGGCTGCTCAATCAAAAGAACGAGTTGGCTTATGGACATTCCTTTAAATACCCATCTGACTGGGCGTTGGCCAAAATTGGGAAAGTCGCAAAGGAAGTTTCTGTACGCAACGGGGAGTCCGAAGAGATTGTGCTATCATGCTCAAAATATGATGGATTTGTTAATTCAGTGGACTACTTCGGGAAACAAGTCTTCAGCAGTGATACATCCAACTACAAGGTTGTCAAAAAAGGACAGTTTGGCTATCCCTCAAATCATGTTGAAGAGGGTTCAATAGGCCTTCTTGAACACTGCGAAAAAGGCATTGTCAGTCCGATCTACGTTGTATTTGAAGCCTCAAAAGAAAAGGTCCATTCACCTTATTTGTACAAGCTGCTTAAGACGGACATTTATCGTCACATTTTCCAAGTCAGCACAAGTTCATCGGTTGACCGCCGAGGTAGTCTCCGC
It contains:
- a CDS encoding BRO family protein, coding for MDKNTLIRLTNSFDAIVQHISDSDIEFWYARDLQEILAYTEWRNFLKVVGKAKEAAENSGAIAQNHFVDVNKMVKIGSGVERPKSQGVSGMLIPWKSMLRWCR
- a CDS encoding restriction endonuclease subunit S, yielding MNQELKIPCGWLTERLSSLIKSMDAGVSVKSEDRVAGLGEYGVLKTSAVTKGFFDINENKAILISELNRARVSPICGCVIMSRMNTAALVGTSAYVPHTIDNLFLPDRLWLLTAKEERVNMKWLAFVLGSPKYRLKLSSFATGTSNSMKNITKRDVASLQILLPPVPEQRAIADLLSTWDKAIEKTERLVQIKEKQLRQMSRWLLFGHKRLLNQKNELAYGHSFKYPSDWALAKIGKVAKEVSVRNGESEEIVLSCSKYDGFVNSVDYFGKQVFSSDTSNYKVVKKGQFGYPSNHVEEGSIGLLEHCEKGIVSPIYVVFEASKEKVHSPYLYKLLKTDIYRHIFQVSTSSSVDRRGSLRWGDFSKIKVLIPSLEEQQEISETLSLAQDEIDLLKQLAERYKTQKHGLMQKILTGKWRIESELYSGPGKMDHRVSC